In the Pedobacter cryoconitis genome, TTTGATTCATTATAAATGATATTAAACTATCCGCCATATCCAATCAATAGTATGCTGAAAACAACTGCAATATTGCTTTTTGTTTTGCTTGCACATCCCCTGTCTGCACAGCCAAAAAACAGCCTAAAGGTCATCAATTCCTTGAAAGTCTATCAAAACACTTATGCGCGGGATCCAAATCAGGAGTTGATAGAGCTCAAAAAAATAATCCCGGACTTAGTTCTGGATATTCGGTATGCAACGGCAAACAATTTCATGAAACAGGTTATGTATCCGCAAGCGCGCGCTTTTGCCAGAAAACCAGTTGCAGAACAGCTCAAAAAAATCCAGGCACACCTCCGCAAAAAAGGATATGGATTAAAAATTTATGATGCTTACCGTCCTTACGCTATCACGGTTTCCTTTTACAAAAGAGCTTCTGATAAACGTTTTGTAGCCAACCCGGCAAAAGGTTCCAAACACAACCGCGGCTGTGCGGTAGACCTTACCCTTATCGATTTCAAAACGAAGAAAGAAGTTCCGATGCCCACCCCCTATGACAGTTTTGCTCCGGAGGCTGCCGCAGCTTACCAAAAATTACCAGCTGCCATTATCCGTAACCGGGATTTCCTGATCCGGACAATGCGGACATATGGTTTCAGGGTCATCAAAAACGAATGGTGGCACTATGATTTTATAGGATGGCAGAATTATGCTTTGATGGACATTCCTTTCAAAAGTCTTTAAGACAGACCTGCATTTAATTGAAGGAATGCCTGAACTCCATGGGTGAAAAGCTGGTCTTGGTCTTGAAAAGTTTGCTGAAGGATTGCAAATGTTCAAAACCCAATTCGTAAGCGATCTCACTGATCGATAGATTGGTAGTAGAAAGTTTTTCTTTAGCCAGGTCAATTAACTTATTGTGCAAATGTTGCTGCGTATTCTGTCCGGTAAGGGATTTAAGCAGACTGCTAAGGTAACCTGGCGAGATGTTTAAGTTCCCGGCAATATAAGTCACACTGGGCAGCCCTTTTTGAGCCAATGCGCCGCTGTTAAAATAATTGATCAGCAGATCTTCAAGTTTGGTCAATATTTCGTGGCAGGTAATCTTTCTGGTGAGGAACTGGCGCTGATAAAATCTTTCAGAATAAGTGAGCAAGAGCTCTAATTGAGCGATGATCACACTTTGGCTAAAACGGTCAATATTTGCATTGTACTCCTGTTCGATATTTTGTGCAATGGTGGTGAGCATCGTTTCTTCTTTATCGGATAAATAAAGTGCTTCATGAACCGAGTAATTAAAGAATTCGTATTGTTTAATGGTTTTGGCGAGCGGTGT is a window encoding:
- a CDS encoding M15 family metallopeptidase — encoded protein: MILNYPPYPINSMLKTTAILLFVLLAHPLSAQPKNSLKVINSLKVYQNTYARDPNQELIELKKIIPDLVLDIRYATANNFMKQVMYPQARAFARKPVAEQLKKIQAHLRKKGYGLKIYDAYRPYAITVSFYKRASDKRFVANPAKGSKHNRGCAVDLTLIDFKTKKEVPMPTPYDSFAPEAAAAYQKLPAAIIRNRDFLIRTMRTYGFRVIKNEWWHYDFIGWQNYALMDIPFKSL
- a CDS encoding helix-turn-helix domain-containing protein; the encoded protein is MNNHQLFRFHTITEYQRAAGLPNPGHPLISLVHMDELNRPLAEGSFSLIYDFYSISMKRVKNTKFKYGQQASDFDEGVLFFMSPGQVFGVEIEKGSVIHRPEGWMILIHPDFLWNTPLAKTIKQYEFFNYSVHEALYLSDKEETMLTTIAQNIEQEYNANIDRFSQSVIIAQLELLLTYSERFYQRQFLTRKITCHEILTKLEDLLINYFNSGALAQKGLPSVTYIAGNLNISPGYLSSLLKSLTGQNTQQHLHNKLIDLAKEKLSTTNLSISEIAYELGFEHLQSFSKLFKTKTSFSPMEFRHSFN